Genomic window (Kazachstania africana CBS 2517 chromosome 10, complete genome):
GTCAAGTGCTCAGAATTGCTTTAAATCTAAAATACGTTATTGATAATGCTGTGCCCATTATTTATGAAATCGATGAGATAACCAGCGAAAAATCTGAAATTGTGAATGGGAAAGTACTTGAATTTGCTTATCAAGCCTGTGGTGGAGATTCAGGGAATAAATTAAGCTTACAGAAGTATCAAGCAGTATTAATTTTTGCATTGCTAAATTTGGCTAAATGGTACGACACTTTGGCTAATCAAGAATTATCCAACTTTAAACTGTACCAGACCAGGTCTATTGCTACGCAACGATTGTGTCGAATGGTAAttgacaaagaagaaaagcaaAGGTTGCACTTTTTGTTTATGCAATTATTGCTGCGTAGGTATGTCATAAACGAAAATGACAAGGATTCTGAACCAATGAACTCAGTAGAACTAGCGACAGACATGCATTATACACTTGTAATAGGGTCCAGTGGCTTTCAGCGATGTCTCAAATGGCTTTGGAGAGGTTGGATCGTTCAGAGTAGACGTGACCCAACCATGTTTATAAAGGACGACATTGTTTCTTCTCCACATCTATTTGAACACTTCAATCCCAATAGAATTAAAACACCTAAGTACCAAAACATTTTGCAGATTGGTTTTGCAATACTTTTCTTAGTATTATACACTGCTGTTGTTAATGATAAGGGAGGGGTGGAGGTAGAGCCCATTGATCCCTTTGAgcttttcttctatttATTCACTACAGGTTATGTTGTTGATGAGCTagtaaaattttattatattggAGCTCCTTATTTCTCATTTTGGAACTGTTACAATAATACATTGTATGGACTTATAATGACATCGATGGTTATAAGATTCATGAGCCTGAATCCCTACAAATTGCTCAACTATTCACCAGAACAACTGGATTCCATATCATATAGAATACTGTCATGTGCAGCACCTCTTGTCTGGTCAAGACTATTACTATATCTAGAGACCGAAAGATTCGTCGGTATTATGCTGGTTGTTTTGAAGCATATGATGGCAGAATCGAtagttttctttgttttattATTCTTAATCATGATAGGCTTCTTACAGGGCTTTTTAGGGTTAGATTCTGCCGATGGTAAAAGGGAAATTAGTGGGCCAATATTGAGTAACTTATTAATCACTGTTCTGGGGGAAGGTAGTTTCCAAatgtttgaaaattttgcaCCACCATATGCAGGTATATTGTATTATACTTATTCCTTTATTGTAACCGTAATTCTACTAAACATACTAATTGCTTTCTATGCAAATGCGTATCAAGTAGTGGTAGATAACGCCGACGATGAGTATATGGCTTTAATGTCTCAAAAAACTTTGAGATTTATCAGAGCGCCTGATGAAGACGTTTATGTGACACCTTTAAATCTAATTGAAGTGCTTTTTATACCTATTATGAGATTACTGCCAAGCTCAAAAAGTTCAGATTTGAGTTCTTTCATTATGACAGTACTCTATTCCCCGATGTTATTGTACGTTTCAATAAAGGAAGTTCGCCAGGCAAGaagaatcaaatataacagaataaaaaaattgccaGACGATGCCAACGAAATTGATACGATATGGGATCTGACTGATGGATTTTTTGATAGTGAAACTAGCAATATATTCTCGTCTAATACCAGTTCAGGCATAGCTGCCACTCAGAACAGAACACAAGAGTCGTTGAGATTACAAAGAGAAGTCGAGCAAACCGATGAACATTTTGCAGTACCCAAAAAATGGTATAAAAAAGTTCGAAAAGCTGTCAATAAATCTATTGTCGAAGAAGAGCAATCAGCTAAAGATGTTTATGAAGAACTCAACCATAAATTTGAGTCTCAAAATAAAGcaataaaagaattatcTGATAAAATAAGTTATCTTACTGAGTTGGTAAAAAATCTGCAAAATTGATGTTATAccaaatttataaaatatactTAATTATGTACTACCGATGCCGCAATGTATTaacttatttttttctattgtacttcttcctctttcaACAGCTACAAGACGAAGCCTCGCTGGTAGCATTAGCAGATGCTGCAAGATTGATTCTTTGATCCTCTGTTATTGTGGTATCATTTGGACTactattatcatttttgagAGGTATTTTTTCACCAATATTGAGGAAAACATCGTTGACGTTTTCCGCCGTTTTGGCGCtagtttcaaaaaagatCAAACCTTCCTCTTCTGCTAATCGTTCACCTTCCTCCCTAGcaacttttctttcacTCTCGTCGTTCTCAATTATATCAACCTTGTTGCCTACTAGTGCAATAATAATGTCTTTACTGGCTTGCTCATGTAGTTCTTTAACCCAGTGACGTGCTTTAATAAAAGATTGTGGCTTTGTAATATCGTAGACGACTAAAGCTGCTTGTGCATTTCTATAGTACATTGGTGCCAGTGAAGCAAATCTTTCTTGACCTGCAGTATCCCAAATCTCAAATTTTATCgtgttattattgatattcaCACGTTGTGTTAAAAATGCTGCACCAATCGTTGGTTCCttattttctgaaaaatcatttgataCAAATCTTAATACTATAGAGGATTTCCCGACAGCAGCTTCACCTAGTAAAACTAACTTAATAGACGTTATTGGATTACTCATGATACAAAACGCGACTACTCAGAATTGAAACTTAGGTCGTTCAGCTTTCCATTCACATATTAATATTGCTATTTTTGTAAGTTTCCGTTTCTTCAGTTAAAAGGGATTTTACAtatctaaaaaaaaaaacagacGTGAATTATGATACTATAGTAAGTATTAAAACATATGAATGTATaaatagatatatatatatatatatatatacatgttCAGTATGATATTGTACAGTGAGACGTTGCATAATGAGTATGAGTTATAGTTTTGGTGTGGGGAGTCTTGTTGCCGCATGGTTAGTCACAGTTGTGCCATCTATCTTGTCATTTTCACCGAAGAATGCTACTGTGACAGTCAGGTCATCTCTGTACTTTCTGCTCATGGGGGACGGTATACTGACCAGTCTGGATACATATTCTTTTTGTCCTCCTACACTCAATGCGTTTCTTATTAGGTGAGTTGCGACGTTGGAGTCCTCCAATAGATAATCCACTTTATCGACGGTATCAACACTGGATCTGTATCTGAATGTTGGTCTCAATGAATCTTTATCCTGTGAGATATCCTTCACAAGAGGTAGGTTTTTCTTAGTATTACCTGCTGcagttttcaatatatagTGGTCTCTCCATTTAATAACTAATGCGGcgatttcttcattagtGAGTAATTCGAAAAGACCGTCAGAGGCTAAtaccaaaaatttcatattaGAATCGATCTTTGTTGTCGTAATTTCAGGTTTTGCGGTAACGTATGGCGGTGTCTTGAACTCTTTTGGTTCAGTTCTCAAAAACATTCTCACATTTTCAGGTAGTTCTCTCAAAGATTTACCatcaatttgattcaaCTTGTAACGATAATCACCAAATGCTCTTGATGGTTGCAGTGAGCCGAGAATTCTCCCACGGCGTATGACATTTGGTTCATCTGGATGCTCATTCTGTATTCTTTCTATTTCACTTGGACTGTCTCCAGTTTGGTCTGTGGATAGAGATTTCACGTACCATTCATTGTTTTCAATACCGCCAAGTAAAGCCCTTGAGTCACCTGTGACAGCAACTTTCAAAGTGGAATCAGTAGAATCGAAAATAGATAGAAGTGCACAGGATCCTGAAATTGCCGGTAATAAATTGATTAGATTTGCATTGTCCTTAGAgtcttgaaatattttcctaaatgaattgaaaataatatcattatcaagATTAATAAAACCCTTGACAATAGAATTATCCAttgattcttttgaatCCAATAATTGCTTTGAAACGTATTTTATAATGTCTTGAGACAATCTTGACGAAGTGAATGGACCACCATGTCCATCAAAGATACCAAAGAAGTAAATATCGTTGTTATCTTGGGAGAGGATTCTCTCTACATGATTATCTTCAATGGGGTGATTTGAAGGCAATTGAGATATGTCGTATCTAACAATACCAGTACCGCGATTAACTAGATACGattcttccaaatttcTTAGACGATTATTCACTTGCGAATCATCCAATATGACAAATCCATGACTAGTGGGAGCAGGTTCCTTCTTAATGGTGGTATACCTTCTTATTTGCTCTCCCAGGGACTCTAAAGAGATGACTGTAGATTGTGAGAACAATGAATACG
Coding sequences:
- the YVC1 gene encoding Yvc1p (similar to Saccharomyces cerevisiae YVC1 (YOR087W); ancestral locus Anc_2.198), with protein sequence MPTHSLPHNTGDLILDNCDTLGFNPPNSRQVLRIALNLKYVIDNAVPIIYEIDEITSEKSEIVNGKVLEFAYQACGGDSGNKLSLQKYQAVLIFALLNLAKWYDTLANQELSNFKLYQTRSIATQRLCRMVIDKEEKQRLHFLFMQLLLRRYVINENDKDSEPMNSVELATDMHYTLVIGSSGFQRCLKWLWRGWIVQSRRDPTMFIKDDIVSSPHLFEHFNPNRIKTPKYQNILQIGFAILFLVLYTAVVNDKGGVEVEPIDPFELFFYLFTTGYVVDELVKFYYIGAPYFSFWNCYNNTLYGLIMTSMVIRFMSLNPYKLLNYSPEQLDSISYRILSCAAPLVWSRLLLYLETERFVGIMLVVLKHMMAESIVFFVLLFLIMIGFLQGFLGLDSADGKREISGPILSNLLITVLGEGSFQMFENFAPPYAGILYYTYSFIVTVILLNILIAFYANAYQVVVDNADDEYMALMSQKTLRFIRAPDEDVYVTPLNLIEVLFIPIMRLLPSSKSSDLSSFIMTVLYSPMLLYVSIKEVRQARRIKYNRIKKLPDDANEIDTIWDLTDGFFDSETSNIFSSNTSSGIAATQNRTQESLRLQREVEQTDEHFAVPKKWYKKVRKAVNKSIVEEEQSAKDVYEELNHKFESQNKAIKELSDKISYLTELVKNLQN
- the VPS21 gene encoding Rab family GTPase VPS21 (similar to Saccharomyces cerevisiae YPT53 (YNL093W) and VPS21 (YOR089C); ancestral locus Anc_2.196), with product MSNPITSIKLVLLGEAAVGKSSIVLRFVSNDFSENKEPTIGAAFLTQRVNINNNTIKFEIWDTAGQERFASLAPMYYRNAQAALVVYDITKPQSFIKARHWVKELHEQASKDIIIALVGNKVDIIENDESERKVAREEGERLAEEEGLIFFETSAKTAENVNDVFLNIGEKIPLKNDNSSPNDTTITEDQRINLAASANATSEASSCSC
- the PTC5 gene encoding type 2C protein phosphatase PTC5 (similar to Saccharomyces cerevisiae PTC5 (YOR090C); ancestral locus Anc_2.195) yields the protein MLLRRSSRILTQSSFQRTWNELLRRSYSSKVYRFNNNSSNNKFKNISIAILGGSTLILAYSLFSQSTVISLESLGEQIRRYTTIKKEPAPTSHGFVILDDSQVNNRLRNLEESYLVNRGTGIVRYDISQLPSNHPIEDNHVERILSQDNNDIYFFGIFDGHGGPFTSSRLSQDIIKYVSKQLLDSKESMDNSIVKGFINLDNDIIFNSFRKIFQDSKDNANLINLLPAISGSCALLSIFDSTDSTLKVAVTGDSRALLGGIENNEWYVKSLSTDQTGDSPSEIERIQNEHPDEPNVIRRGRILGSLQPSRAFGDYRYKLNQIDGKSLRELPENVRMFLRTEPKEFKTPPYVTAKPEITTTKIDSNMKFLVLASDGLFELLTNEEIAALVIKWRDHYILKTAAGNTKKNLPLVKDISQDKDSLRPTFRYRSSVDTVDKVDYLLEDSNVATHLIRNALSVGGQKEYVSRLVSIPSPMSRKYRDDLTVTVAFFGENDKIDGTTVTNHAATRLPTPKL